A section of the Drosophila subobscura isolate 14011-0131.10 chromosome A, UCBerk_Dsub_1.0, whole genome shotgun sequence genome encodes:
- the LOC117903531 gene encoding polyhomeotic-proximal chromatin protein isoform X4 has product MDRRALKFMQKRADTESDTTTVTTPGSSLAPAPGTGGGTLPLKDNSNIREKPLHNSNNNNNSHNNNNNNNNGSQQQPSKQHERPLKCLETLAQKAGITFDEKYDVASPPHPGIAQQPSSTPNAATAQAHRNGGAKTGAGTPPTARRHAHTPVTPNTANTQNTTSSTTTTPQHPRHSSTSNSLSGSISHTMEKSQSPAQQVASATTVPLQMLPEQLQHFYASNPYAIQVKQEFPTHSAGTTTTELKHATGLLDASQASQLQQMQLQQLTAAAADAAGGNGSAGGGAGGGGQGQGQGGGAPSPANQQGQQQQQQQHSTAISTMSPMQLAAATGGVTGDWSQGRTVQLMQPSTGFIYPQMMISGNLLHSAGLGQQPIQVITAGKPFQGNGPQMITTTTQNAKQMIGGQGGFAGGTYAIPSSQSPQTLLISPNLVNVISHSPQQQQSLLQSMVAQQQQQQQQQLNAQQQQQQQQLTAAAAAQQAVAMAKAGVGVGADGQGKMQAQKVVQKVTTTTNTVQAASAGAGGAQAQQQQQQQTTTQQCVQVSQSTLPGVGVGVGVGVGGQLLNPLGGAGAGQAQQMQLGPWFWQNGLQPIGSNSFILRGQPDGTQGMFIQQQPTTQTLQTQQNQIIQCNVTQTPTKPRTQLEAMASKQQQQQQQQQQQQQQQQAAANSQAQQQQQQQQQQQQQQQQQQQLAVATAQLQQQQQQQQQQLTALQRPGAPIMPHNGTQVRPASSVSTQTAQNQNLLKAKMRNKQQPVRPALPALKTENGQVVAVGAVQSKALGVGQHMAAVQQQQQQHQQQQQANLHQVVTAAGNKMVVMSTGTPITLQNGQTLHAATAAGVDKQQQQQQQLQLMQKQQYLQQQMLQQQIAAIQIQQQAAAQQQQQQQQQQQQQQQQQQQQAVAQAQQDQRQQVAQAQAQAQAQVQAQQHQQQQALAQQILQVAPNTFITSHQQQQQQLHNQLLQQQLQQQAQAQVQAQVQAQAQQQQQQQQQQQQQQQQQQQQQREQQQNIIQQIVVQQAGGAGQQQQQQQPQQTQAGQLQLSNVPFSVSSTTTPAGIATSSALQAALSASGAIFQTAKSASSSSSLPTSSVVTITNHSAGPLVTSSTMAASIHQAQLQQQQHQHQQQQQQQQQQQQQQLISASIAAATQQHQQQQQQQQQGPPALAAASHSPATNPIMAMTSMMNATVGPVSSSGVMPSPATLVAFSAASGGSHPATPTKETTLKMPTPTATLVPIGSPLNSSAASQDHHQQTSSVNTTPKSAASGNVSGSASATAEASSSTSDSRVNGEAPEASHSSTSSSTTTTPTKATTTRQSNVVLPTSSCSTTSSTTSSTHSGKDEGKGGAATATSISSGPSTPTTTTVSNGIGLGSLGRTGSTTVTTTTTTTSSSTATTTPTTTTATTTSISNGSNGSNGKDLPKAMIKPNVLTHVIDGFIIQEANEPFPVTRQRYADKDTSDEPPKKKAAMQEDSKPCGIATGIPTTTTTTATTTPTPSPTAGSATDMVACEQCGKLEHKAKLKRKRFCSPGCARQAKTGVAGISASSGVGVGVGVGESNGMGMEMEIGGIVGVDAMALVDKLDEAMAEEKMQMQTDALQALQSAPLSLMPLSSNAEPLPLPLPVPLVSSCLPVLPVMAGTPVPVPPLVAVALTVPAPAHVALPAAPSPAPTPPAAAVAPQPPVPAAASSSSSSSSSSSGGERSPICNWSVDEVADFIRNLPGCQDYVDDFVQQEIDGQALLLLKENHLVNAMGMKLGPALKIVAKVESMKEVVPAPGSGDSKEATAAGGAQ; this is encoded by the exons atGGATCGTCGTGCATTGAAGTTTATGCAGAAAAg AGCGGACACAGAAAGCGAtacaacaacagtaacaacacCAGGATCCTCTTTAGCACCAGCTCCAGGAACAGGAGGTGGCACACTTCCTCTGAAGGACAACTCGAATATTCGCGAAAAGCCCCTGCacaacagtaacaacaacaacaatagccacaacaataacaacaacaacaataacggCTCCCAGCAACAGCCCAGCAAGCAGCACGAACGGCCCCTGAAGTGCCTGGAGACGCTCGCGCAGAAGGCGGGTATTACCTTTGACGAAAAATACGATGTGGCCAGTCCCCCGCATCCGGGTATTGCCCAGCAGCCGTCATCGACACCAaacgcagccacagcccaagCCCATCGCAACGGAGGAGCCAAAACAGGCGCCGGAACACCACCCACTGCTCGTcgccacgcacacacaccggTCACGCCGAACACCGCCAACACTCAAAACactaccagcagcaccaccaccaccccacaACACCCTCgacacagcagcaccagcaacagcctcagcggcagcatcagccacaCAATGGAGAAGTCACAGAGCCCGGCCCAACAGGTGGCGTCCGCCACGACGGTGCCCCTGCAGATGTTAccggagcagctgcagcacttcTACGCGAGCAACCCGTATGCCATCCAGGTAAAGCAGGAGTTCCCCACGCACTCGgccggcaccaccaccacggaACTGAAGCATGCGACAGGTCTGCTGGACGCCAGCCAGGCGAGCCAGttgcagcagatgcagctccagcagctgacggcggcggcagccgaTGCAGCCGGAGGAAACGGCTCTGCAGGtggcggagcaggaggaggaggccagggccagggtcAGGGCGGAGGCGCACCCAGTCCCGCGAACCAGCagggacagcaacagcagcagcagcagcactcgacGGCCATCAGTACGATGTCGCCGATGCAGCTGGCGGCAGCCACCGGCGGAGTGACCGGCGACTGGTCACAGGGTCGGACCGTGCAGCTGATGCAGCCCTCGACGGGATTCATCTATCCGCAAATGATGATCTCCGGCAACCTGCTGCACTCCGCGGGCCTCGGCCAGCAGCCCATACAAGTGATCACCGCCGGGAAGCCGTTCCAGGGCAACGGCCCCCAGAtgatcaccaccaccacgcaGAACGCCAAGCAGATGATCGGGGGGCAGGGCGGTTTCGCCGGCGGCACCTACGCCATCCCCTCCAGCCAGTCCCCGCAGACGCTGCTCATCTCGCCCAATCTGGTCAACGTCATCTCCCActcgccgcagcagcagcagagtctcCTCCAGTCGATGGtcgcccagcagcaacagcagcagcaacaacaactcaacgcccaacagcagcagcagcagcagcagctgacggcggcggcagcggctcagcaggcggtggccatggccaaggcAGGAGTGGGAGTAGGAGCCGATGGTCAGGGCAAGATGCAGGCGCAGAAGGTGGTCCAGAAGgtgaccaccaccaccaacacggTGCAGGCTGCGTCGGCAGGCGCTGGGGGGgcacaggcgcagcagcaacagcagcagcagaccaccACCCAGCAGTGCGTCCAGGTCTCGCAGTCGACACTGCCCggcgtgggagtgggagtgggtgtgggcgtgggcgggCAGCTGCTGAATCCGCTGGGCGGTGCCGGCGCGGGCCAGGCGCAGCAGATGCAGCTCGGTCCCTGGTTCTGGCAGAACGGCCTGCAGCCCATCGGCTCGAACTCCTTCATCCTGCGGGGCCAGCCGGACGGCACTCAGGGCATgttcatccagcagcagcccaccaCGCAGACCCTCCAGACCCAGCAGAATC AGATCATTCAGTGCAATGTGACCCAGACACCTACCAAGCCTCGCACCCAGCTGGAAGCGATGGCAtccaagcaacaacagcagcagcagcagcagcaacaacaacagcagcaacagcaggcggcggccaaCAGccaagcgcagcagcagcaacagcaacagcaacaacaacagcagcagcagcagcaacaacagcaattggCGGTGGCCACGGcccaactgcaacaacagcagcaacagcaacagcaacagttgaCGGCCCTGCAGCGTCCTGGAGCACCGATTATGCCCCACAATGGGACGCAGGTGCGCCCGGCCAGCTCCGTGTCAACGCAGACGGCGCAGAACCAGAACCTGCTCAAGGCCAAGATGCGGAACAAGCAGCAGCCTGTCCGTCCGGCGTTGCCGGCCCTCAAGACGGAGAATGGTCAGGTGGTGGCGGTTGGCGCGGTGCAGAGTAAAGCACTGGGCGTGGGCCAGCACATGGCTGCcgtccagcaacagcagcagcagcaccagcagcaacaacaggcgaACCTCCACCAGGTGGTCACCGCAGCGGGAAACAA GATGGTCGTGATGAGCACGGGCACGCCGATAACCCTGCAGAATGGCCAGACCCTGCATGCAGCCACTGCGGCCGGAgtggacaagcagcagcaacagcagcagcagctgcagctcatgcagaagcagcagtatctgcagcagcaaatgctcCAACAGCAGATAGCTGCCATCcagatccagcagcaggcggcagcccaacagcagcagcaacaacagcagcaacaacagcagcaacaacaacagcagcagcagcaggcggttGCCCAGGCGCAGCAGGATCAGCGCCAACAggtggcacaggcacaggcgcaggccCAAGCTCAGGTACAGgcgcagcaacatcaacagcagcaggcactggCTCAGCAAATACTCCAGGTGGCGCCCAACACCTTCATCACCtcccaccaacagcagcagcagcagctccacaaccaattgctgcagcagcagctccagcagcaggcgcaggccCAGGTGCAGGCTCAGGttcaggcacaggcacagcagcaacagcagcaacaacaacaacagcagcagcaacaacaacagcaacaacaacagcaacgggagcagcagcaaaacatcATCCAACAAATTGTGGTGCAGCAGGCGGGTGGAGcgggtcagcagcagcagcagcagcagccacagcaaacgCAGGCGGGACAATTGCAGCTGAGCAACGTTCCCTTCTCGGTGTCCTCGACTACGACGCCCGCAGGTATAGCCACCTCGAGTGCCCTCCAGGCCGCCCTCTCGGCCTCCGGCGCCATCTTCCAGACGGCCAAGTCGGCCAGTAGCAGCTCCTCTCTGCCGACCAGCAGCGTAGTGACAATAACAAACCACTCAGCGGGTCCGCTGGTCACAAGCAGCACGATGGCAGCCAGCATCCACCaagcccagctccagcagcagcaacaccaacaccaacaacagcagcaacaacaacaacagcagcagcagcaacagctaatCTCCGCCAgcattgcagcagccacacaacagcatcaacaacaacagcaacaacagcagcagggaccaCCCGCTCTGGCGGCTGCGTCGCACTCGCCCGCCACAAACCCCATAATGGCCATGACGTCCATGATGAACGCCACAGTTGGAcctgtcagcagcagcggtgtgATGCCCTCTCCGGCAACGCTGGTCGCGTTCAGCGCTGCCAGTGGAGGTAGTCATCCGGCGACACCCACCAAGGAGACGACGCTGAAGATGCCCACACCCACCGCCACCCTGGTGCCCATTGGGTCACCTCTGAACAGCAGTGCCGCTAGCCAGGATCACCACCAGCAGACATCGTCTGTCAACACCACGCCCAAGTCCGCTGCAAGCGGCAatgtcagtggcagtgccagtgccacagcagaAGCCAGTAGCTCCACGAGTGACTCCAGGGTGAATGGAGAGGCCCCGGAGGCGTctcacagcagcaccagcagcagcaccaccaccacgcccACGAAGGCCACCACTACAAGGCAGAGCAATGTGGTGCTGCCCACAAGTagctgcagcaccaccagcagcaccactagCTCCACGCACAGTGGGAAGGATGAGGGCAAGGGCGGAGCGGCAACAGCCacgagcatcagcagcggacCTTCGACGCCAACCACGACGACAGTCAGCAACGGGATTGGGCTAGGCAGTCTGGGCAGGACAGGGAGCACCACTGTGACAACCACAACGAcgaccaccagcagcagcactgcgaCGACtacacccacaacaacaacagcaactacaacgAGCATCAGCAATGGGAGCAATGGGAGCAATGGGAAGGATCTGCCGAAGGCAATGATCAAGCCCAATGTGCTGACCCATGTCATCGACGGATTCATCATCCAGGAGGCCAACGAGCCCTTCCCTGTGACGAGGCAACGCTATGCTGACAAGGACACCAGCGACGAGCCGCCAA AGAAAAAGGCTGCCATGCAGGAGGACTCGAAGCCATGCGGAATAGCCACTGGAATtccaaccacaaccacaacaacggcaacaacaaccccaaccccatcccCAACAGCAGGCAGTGCGACGGACATGGTGGCCTGCGAGCAGTGCGGCAAGCTGGAGCACAAGGCGAAGCTCAAGCGGAAGCGCTTCTGTTCCCCAGGCTGCGCCAGGCAGGCGAAGACTGGCGTCGCAGGCATCTCGGCATCCAGCGGagtaggagtgggagtgggagtgggagagagcaatggaatgggaatggaaatggaaattggagGAATTGTGGGAGTGGATGCGATGGCGCTGGTGGACAAACTGGACGAGGCCATGGCCGAGGAgaagatgcagatgcagacgGACGCACTGCAAGCGCTGCAGTCCGCGCCGCTGTCCCTTATGCCATTGTCAAGCAACGCGgagccattgccactgccactgccagtgccactggtGTCTTCCTGCCTTCCTGTCCTGCCAGTCATGGCAGGCACCCCCGTTCCAGTCCCTCCCCTAGTTGCAGTCGCACTCACAGTTCCGGCTCCCGCTCACGTGGCCCTGCCTGCGGCTCCGTCTCCGGCTCCCACACCTCctgcagcagcggtggcgCCCCAGCctccagtgccagcagcagcatcctcatcct
- the LOC117903531 gene encoding polyhomeotic-proximal chromatin protein isoform X5, whose translation MDRRALKFMQKRADTESDTTTVTTPGSSLAPAPGTGGGTLPLKDNSNIREKPLHNSNNNNNSHNNNNNNNNGSQQQPSKQHERPLKCLETLAQKAGITFDEKYDVASPPHPGIAQQPSSTPNAATAQAHRNGGAKTGAGTPPTARRHAHTPVTPNTANTQNTTSSTTTTPQHPRHSSTSNSLSGSISHTMEKSQSPAQQVASATTVPLQMLPEQLQHFYASNPYAIQVKQEFPTHSAGTTTTELKHATGLLDASQASQLQQMQLQQLTAAAADAAGGNGSAGGGAGGGGQGQGQGGGAPSPANQQGQQQQQQQHSTAISTMSPMQLAAATGGVTGDWSQGRTVQLMQPSTGFIYPQMMISGNLLHSAGLGQQPIQVITAGKPFQGNGPQMITTTTQNAKQMIGGQGGFAGGTYAIPSSQSPQTLLISPNLVNVISHSPQQQQSLLQSMVAQQQQQQQQQLNAQQQQQQQQLTAAAAAQQAVAMAKAGVGVGADGQGKMQAQKVVQKVTTTTNTVQAASAGAGGAQAQQQQQQQTTTQQCVQVSQSTLPGVGVGVGVGVGGQLLNPLGGAGAGQAQQMQLGPWFWQNGLQPIGSNSFILRGQPDGTQGMFIQQQPTTQTLQTQQNQIIQCNVTQTPTKPRTQLEAMASKQQQQQQQQQQQQQQQQAAANSQAQQQQQQQQQQQQQQQQQQQLAVATAQLQQQQQQQQQQLTALQRPGAPIMPHNGTQVRPASSVSTQTAQNQNLLKAKMRNKQQPVRPALPALKTENGQVVAVGAVQSKALGVGQHMAAVQQQQQQHQQQQQANLHQVVTAAGNKMVVMSTGTPITLQNGQTLHAATAAGVDKQQQQQQQLQLMQKQQYLQQQMLQQQIAAIQIQQQAAAQQQQQQQQQQQQQQQQQQQQAVAQAQQDQRQQVAQAQAQAQAQVQAQQHQQQQALAQQILQVAPNTFITSHQQQQQQLHNQLLQQQLQQQAQAQVQAQVQAQAQQQQQQQQQQQQQQQQQQQQQREQQQNIIQQIVVQQAGGAGQQQQQQQPQQTQAGQLQLSNVPFSVSSTTTPAGIATSSALQAALSASGAIFQTAKSASSSSSLPTSSVVTITNHSAGPLVTSSTMAASIHQAQLQQQQHQHQQQQQQQQQQQQQQLISASIAAATQQHQQQQQQQQQGPPALAAASHSPATNPIMAMTSMMNATVGPVSSSGVMPSPATLVAFSAASGGSHPATPTKETTLKMPTPTATLVPIGSPLNSSAASQDHHQQTSSVNTTPKSAASGNVSGSASATAEASSSTSDSRVNGEAPEASHSSTSSSTTTTPTKATTTRQSNVVLPTSSCSTTSSTTSSTHSGKDEGKGGAATATSISSGPSTPTTTTVSNGIGLGSLGRTGSTTVTTTTTTTSSSTATTTPTTTTATTTSISNGSNGSNGKDLPKAMIKPNVLTHVIDGFIIQEANEPFPVTRQRYADKDTSDEPPKKKAAMQEDSKPCGIATGIPTTTTTTATTTPTPSPTAGSATDMVACEQCGKLEHKAKLKRKRFCSPGCARQAKTGVAGISASSGVGVGVGVGESNGMGMEMEIGGIVGVDAMALVDKLDEAMAEEKMQMQTDALQALQSAPLSLMPLSSNAEPLPLPLPVPLVSSCLPVLPVMAGTPVPVPPLVAVALTVPAPAHVALPAAPSPAPTPPAAAVAPQPPVPAAASSSSSSSSSGGERSPICNWSVDEVADFIRNLPGCQDYVDDFVQQEIDGQALLLLKENHLVNAMGMKLGPALKIVAKVESMKEVVPAPGSGDSKEATAAGGAQ comes from the exons atGGATCGTCGTGCATTGAAGTTTATGCAGAAAAg AGCGGACACAGAAAGCGAtacaacaacagtaacaacacCAGGATCCTCTTTAGCACCAGCTCCAGGAACAGGAGGTGGCACACTTCCTCTGAAGGACAACTCGAATATTCGCGAAAAGCCCCTGCacaacagtaacaacaacaacaatagccacaacaataacaacaacaacaataacggCTCCCAGCAACAGCCCAGCAAGCAGCACGAACGGCCCCTGAAGTGCCTGGAGACGCTCGCGCAGAAGGCGGGTATTACCTTTGACGAAAAATACGATGTGGCCAGTCCCCCGCATCCGGGTATTGCCCAGCAGCCGTCATCGACACCAaacgcagccacagcccaagCCCATCGCAACGGAGGAGCCAAAACAGGCGCCGGAACACCACCCACTGCTCGTcgccacgcacacacaccggTCACGCCGAACACCGCCAACACTCAAAACactaccagcagcaccaccaccaccccacaACACCCTCgacacagcagcaccagcaacagcctcagcggcagcatcagccacaCAATGGAGAAGTCACAGAGCCCGGCCCAACAGGTGGCGTCCGCCACGACGGTGCCCCTGCAGATGTTAccggagcagctgcagcacttcTACGCGAGCAACCCGTATGCCATCCAGGTAAAGCAGGAGTTCCCCACGCACTCGgccggcaccaccaccacggaACTGAAGCATGCGACAGGTCTGCTGGACGCCAGCCAGGCGAGCCAGttgcagcagatgcagctccagcagctgacggcggcggcagccgaTGCAGCCGGAGGAAACGGCTCTGCAGGtggcggagcaggaggaggaggccagggccagggtcAGGGCGGAGGCGCACCCAGTCCCGCGAACCAGCagggacagcaacagcagcagcagcagcactcgacGGCCATCAGTACGATGTCGCCGATGCAGCTGGCGGCAGCCACCGGCGGAGTGACCGGCGACTGGTCACAGGGTCGGACCGTGCAGCTGATGCAGCCCTCGACGGGATTCATCTATCCGCAAATGATGATCTCCGGCAACCTGCTGCACTCCGCGGGCCTCGGCCAGCAGCCCATACAAGTGATCACCGCCGGGAAGCCGTTCCAGGGCAACGGCCCCCAGAtgatcaccaccaccacgcaGAACGCCAAGCAGATGATCGGGGGGCAGGGCGGTTTCGCCGGCGGCACCTACGCCATCCCCTCCAGCCAGTCCCCGCAGACGCTGCTCATCTCGCCCAATCTGGTCAACGTCATCTCCCActcgccgcagcagcagcagagtctcCTCCAGTCGATGGtcgcccagcagcaacagcagcagcaacaacaactcaacgcccaacagcagcagcagcagcagcagctgacggcggcggcagcggctcagcaggcggtggccatggccaaggcAGGAGTGGGAGTAGGAGCCGATGGTCAGGGCAAGATGCAGGCGCAGAAGGTGGTCCAGAAGgtgaccaccaccaccaacacggTGCAGGCTGCGTCGGCAGGCGCTGGGGGGgcacaggcgcagcagcaacagcagcagcagaccaccACCCAGCAGTGCGTCCAGGTCTCGCAGTCGACACTGCCCggcgtgggagtgggagtgggtgtgggcgtgggcgggCAGCTGCTGAATCCGCTGGGCGGTGCCGGCGCGGGCCAGGCGCAGCAGATGCAGCTCGGTCCCTGGTTCTGGCAGAACGGCCTGCAGCCCATCGGCTCGAACTCCTTCATCCTGCGGGGCCAGCCGGACGGCACTCAGGGCATgttcatccagcagcagcccaccaCGCAGACCCTCCAGACCCAGCAGAATC AGATCATTCAGTGCAATGTGACCCAGACACCTACCAAGCCTCGCACCCAGCTGGAAGCGATGGCAtccaagcaacaacagcagcagcagcagcagcaacaacaacagcagcaacagcaggcggcggccaaCAGccaagcgcagcagcagcaacagcaacagcaacaacaacagcagcagcagcagcaacaacagcaattggCGGTGGCCACGGcccaactgcaacaacagcagcaacagcaacagcaacagttgaCGGCCCTGCAGCGTCCTGGAGCACCGATTATGCCCCACAATGGGACGCAGGTGCGCCCGGCCAGCTCCGTGTCAACGCAGACGGCGCAGAACCAGAACCTGCTCAAGGCCAAGATGCGGAACAAGCAGCAGCCTGTCCGTCCGGCGTTGCCGGCCCTCAAGACGGAGAATGGTCAGGTGGTGGCGGTTGGCGCGGTGCAGAGTAAAGCACTGGGCGTGGGCCAGCACATGGCTGCcgtccagcaacagcagcagcagcaccagcagcaacaacaggcgaACCTCCACCAGGTGGTCACCGCAGCGGGAAACAA GATGGTCGTGATGAGCACGGGCACGCCGATAACCCTGCAGAATGGCCAGACCCTGCATGCAGCCACTGCGGCCGGAgtggacaagcagcagcaacagcagcagcagctgcagctcatgcagaagcagcagtatctgcagcagcaaatgctcCAACAGCAGATAGCTGCCATCcagatccagcagcaggcggcagcccaacagcagcagcaacaacagcagcaacaacagcagcaacaacaacagcagcagcagcaggcggttGCCCAGGCGCAGCAGGATCAGCGCCAACAggtggcacaggcacaggcgcaggccCAAGCTCAGGTACAGgcgcagcaacatcaacagcagcaggcactggCTCAGCAAATACTCCAGGTGGCGCCCAACACCTTCATCACCtcccaccaacagcagcagcagcagctccacaaccaattgctgcagcagcagctccagcagcaggcgcaggccCAGGTGCAGGCTCAGGttcaggcacaggcacagcagcaacagcagcaacaacaacaacagcagcagcaacaacaacagcaacaacaacagcaacgggagcagcagcaaaacatcATCCAACAAATTGTGGTGCAGCAGGCGGGTGGAGcgggtcagcagcagcagcagcagcagccacagcaaacgCAGGCGGGACAATTGCAGCTGAGCAACGTTCCCTTCTCGGTGTCCTCGACTACGACGCCCGCAGGTATAGCCACCTCGAGTGCCCTCCAGGCCGCCCTCTCGGCCTCCGGCGCCATCTTCCAGACGGCCAAGTCGGCCAGTAGCAGCTCCTCTCTGCCGACCAGCAGCGTAGTGACAATAACAAACCACTCAGCGGGTCCGCTGGTCACAAGCAGCACGATGGCAGCCAGCATCCACCaagcccagctccagcagcagcaacaccaacaccaacaacagcagcaacaacaacaacagcagcagcagcaacagctaatCTCCGCCAgcattgcagcagccacacaacagcatcaacaacaacagcaacaacagcagcagggaccaCCCGCTCTGGCGGCTGCGTCGCACTCGCCCGCCACAAACCCCATAATGGCCATGACGTCCATGATGAACGCCACAGTTGGAcctgtcagcagcagcggtgtgATGCCCTCTCCGGCAACGCTGGTCGCGTTCAGCGCTGCCAGTGGAGGTAGTCATCCGGCGACACCCACCAAGGAGACGACGCTGAAGATGCCCACACCCACCGCCACCCTGGTGCCCATTGGGTCACCTCTGAACAGCAGTGCCGCTAGCCAGGATCACCACCAGCAGACATCGTCTGTCAACACCACGCCCAAGTCCGCTGCAAGCGGCAatgtcagtggcagtgccagtgccacagcagaAGCCAGTAGCTCCACGAGTGACTCCAGGGTGAATGGAGAGGCCCCGGAGGCGTctcacagcagcaccagcagcagcaccaccaccacgcccACGAAGGCCACCACTACAAGGCAGAGCAATGTGGTGCTGCCCACAAGTagctgcagcaccaccagcagcaccactagCTCCACGCACAGTGGGAAGGATGAGGGCAAGGGCGGAGCGGCAACAGCCacgagcatcagcagcggacCTTCGACGCCAACCACGACGACAGTCAGCAACGGGATTGGGCTAGGCAGTCTGGGCAGGACAGGGAGCACCACTGTGACAACCACAACGAcgaccaccagcagcagcactgcgaCGACtacacccacaacaacaacagcaactacaacgAGCATCAGCAATGGGAGCAATGGGAGCAATGGGAAGGATCTGCCGAAGGCAATGATCAAGCCCAATGTGCTGACCCATGTCATCGACGGATTCATCATCCAGGAGGCCAACGAGCCCTTCCCTGTGACGAGGCAACGCTATGCTGACAAGGACACCAGCGACGAGCCGCCAA AGAAAAAGGCTGCCATGCAGGAGGACTCGAAGCCATGCGGAATAGCCACTGGAATtccaaccacaaccacaacaacggcaacaacaaccccaaccccatcccCAACAGCAGGCAGTGCGACGGACATGGTGGCCTGCGAGCAGTGCGGCAAGCTGGAGCACAAGGCGAAGCTCAAGCGGAAGCGCTTCTGTTCCCCAGGCTGCGCCAGGCAGGCGAAGACTGGCGTCGCAGGCATCTCGGCATCCAGCGGagtaggagtgggagtgggagtgggagagagcaatggaatgggaatggaaatggaaattggagGAATTGTGGGAGTGGATGCGATGGCGCTGGTGGACAAACTGGACGAGGCCATGGCCGAGGAgaagatgcagatgcagacgGACGCACTGCAAGCGCTGCAGTCCGCGCCGCTGTCCCTTATGCCATTGTCAAGCAACGCGgagccattgccactgccactgccagtgccactggtGTCTTCCTGCCTTCCTGTCCTGCCAGTCATGGCAGGCACCCCCGTTCCAGTCCCTCCCCTAGTTGCAGTCGCACTCACAGTTCCGGCTCCCGCTCACGTGGCCCTGCCTGCGGCTCCGTCTCCGGCTCCCACACCTCctgcagcagcggtggcgCCCCAGCctccagtgccagcagcagcatcctcatcctcatcttcATCCTCGAGCGGAGGCGAGCGTTCGCCCATCTGCAACTGGAGCGTGGACGAGGTCGCTGACTTCATACGGAATCTGCCGGGCTGCCAGGACTATGTGGACGACTTTGTTCAGCAGGAGATCGACGggcaggcgctgctgctgctcaaggagaATCACCTGGTGAATGCCATGGGCATGAAGCTGGGCCCCGCCCTCAAGATTGTTGCCAAGGTGGAGTCCATGAAGGAGGTGGTCCCGGCGCCGGGCTCTGGCGATTCCAAggaggcaacggcagcgggAGGAGCTCAATAA